The Microbacterium sp. zg-Y1090 sequence AGCTCCATCGCCTTCGTGATCTTCTTGGTCGTCTGAGCAGAACTGATCTTCTGCTTGTAGACCCGCAGTTGTGCGCCCATTGGCTATCCCTACTGAGTCGTCAGCCCCGGCGGCCCTTGACGATCTTCTCCTGGTTCACGTCGTCGGCGTCCGCCGCGGCGAACTCCTCGTGACCCGGGTTGTTGATCGCCATGCCCTTGCCGGACTGGAACTCGAGGACGAAGTCGTCCGTCAGCTTGTCGAGCTGCGCGACCGTGTCGTCGTCGAGGACGTTGGTCTCGCGCAGCGTGTCGAGGATCGACGTGTTGCGCTTGAGGTAGTCCAGCAGCTCGCGCTCGAACCGCAGCACGTCCTCGACCGCGATGGTGTCGAGCTTGCCGTTGGTGCCGGCCCAGATCGACACGACCTGCTCCTCCACCGGGTACGGCGAGTACTGCGGCTGCTTGAGCAGCTCGGTCAGACGCGCTCCGCGCGCCAGCTGGCGACGCGAGGCCGCGTCGAGGTCGGACGCGAACATCGCGAACGCCTCGAGCGAGCGGTACTGGGCCAGCTCGAGCTTGAGCGTGCCGGAGACCTTCTTGATCGACTTGACCTGCGCGTCACCACCGACGCGCGACACCGAGATGCCGACGTCGACAGCGGGGCGCTGGTTGGCGTTGAACAGGTCGGACTGCAGGAAGATCTGGCCGTCCGTGATCGAGATCACGTTGGTCGGGATGTAGGCCGACACGTCGTTGGCCTTGGTCTCGATGATCGGCAGACCCGTCATCGATCCCGCGCCCAGCTCGTCAGAGAGCTTCGCGCAACGCTCCAGCAGACGCGAGTGCAGGTAGAACACGTCACCGGGGTAGGCCTCGCGGCCCGGCGGGCGACGCAGCAGCAGCGACACGGCACGGTACGCCTCGGCCTGCTTCGACAGGTCGTCGAAGATGATCAGGACGTGCTTGCCGCCGTACATCCAGTGCTGGCCGATGGCCGACCCCGTGTAGGGCGCCAGGTACTTGAAGCCGGCGGGGTCCGACGCGGGAGCGGCCACGATGGTGGTGTACTCCATGGCGCCGGCATCCTCGAGCGCGCCCTTGACGGAGGCGATCGTGGAGCCCTTCTGGCCGATGGCGACGTAGATGCAGCGCACCTGCTTGCTGACGTCGCCGGACTCCCAGTTGGCCTTCTGGTTGATGATCGTGTCGATCGCGATGGCCGTCTTGCCGGTCTGGCGGTCGCCGATGATCAGCTGACGCTGGCCGCGGCCGACGGGGATCATGGCGTCGATGGCCTTGATGCCGGTCTGCATCGGCTCGTGCACGCTCTTGCGCTGCATGACGCCCGGCGCCTGCAGCTCGAGGGCACGCCGGCCTTCCGACGCCACGGGCCCGAGGCCGTCGATCGGGTTGCCGAGCGGGTCGACGACGCGGCCAAGGTAGCCGTCGCCGACGGGGACCGAGAGGACCTCGCCGGTGCGGGTGACCTGCTGGCCCGCCTCGATGCCGGCGAAGTCGCCCAGGACGACCACACCGATCGCGTGCTCGTCGAGGTTGAGCGCCAGTCCGGCCGTGCCGTCGCCGAAGCGGACGAGCTCGTTCGCCATGACGCCGGGCAGTCCCTCGACGTGGGCGATGCCGTCGGCGGCGTCGATGACGGTGCCGACCTCGGTCGCGGCGGCCCCGGTGGGCTCGTACGCGGCGACGAAGTCCTTCAGCGCGTCACGGATGACGTCGGGGCTGATGGAGAGTTCTGCCATGGTCTTCCTTCGTGTTCATGGGACCTTGCGGTCCCGAAATCTCCGCTCCGATGAGCGGGAAGCTCTAACCGGCCAGCTTCTGGCGCAGGTCGTTCAGACGGCTCGACACACTGGCGTCGATGACGTCGTCGGCGATCTCGACGCGCAGGCCGCCGACGACCGAGGGGTCGACGACGACGTTGAGCGAGATGTCCGTGCCGTACCGCTGCGACAGCGCAGCGGAGAGGCGGTCGGCCTGTCCCGCCCCGAGGGGCTTCGCGGCGACGACCGTGGCGACCGAGCGACCGCGCTGCTGCGCCACCAGGCGCATCGCACGACCGAGCAGCTGCCGCACCCGACGCTCACGCGTCTGCTGCACCGCCGAGGAGACGATCAGTGTCGTGCCGGCGCTGGTGCGGCCGCCCAGGAGCGTCTCGACGAGCGCGCCCTTGGCGGACGCGTCTCCGAGTCGGCTGCCGAGCGCAAGCTCCAGCTCGGGGTTCGCTGCGATGGTGCGGATGACCGCGAACAGCTCCCCCTCGATGTCGGAGCCCGGCTCCGCGATCGCGGTGGCCCGGATGCCGAGCTCCTCGATCCCGTCGACCAGGTCAGACGCCGACGACCAGCGCTGCTGGACCGCACTGGTCAACAGCGAGACCGTGGTGGGCTGGAACGAGCCGAACACGTGCGCGACGACCTTCGCCCGCGCGGCGGGCGCCGCGGCGGAGTCGGCCAGCGCGCCCCTCAGCTGGGCCGATTCGCCCATCGCCCGCGCGGCAGCGAACAGCTCGCGGGCGACGCCGAGGTCGACCGACGACGCCGCGCCGAGCGCCGACGTCGTCGCGGCCAGGGCCTGAGTGGTCGCGCTGCCCATTACTTCGACGCCTCGGAGGCTTCGAGGTCGGCCAGGAAGCGGTCCACGACGGCCTGCGCCTTCGCGTCGTCGGAGAGGGACTCCCCGATGACGCCGCCGGCGAGGTCGAGGGCCAGCGAGCCCACCTCGCTGCGCAGTGAGACCAGCGCGGTCTGGCGCTCCGCCTCGATCTGCGCGTGCGCGGCGGCGGTCAGGCGTGCGGCCTCCGAGGAGGCGGCATCCTTCGCTTCGGCGACGATCTTCTTGCCGTCCTCGCGAGCGGCGTCGCGGATCTCTCCGGCCTCCTTGCGAGCCTCGGCCAGCTGAGCGGTGTACTGCTCCAGAGCAGCCTCCGCCTTGCGCTGAGCCTCATCGGCCTTGGCGATGTTGCCCTCGATCGAGGCGGCGCGCTGGTCGAGCAACGTCTTCATCTTCGGAAGGGCGACCTTCCAGAAGACGAAGAGGATGATGACGAAGCAGACCGCCGACCAGATGATGTCGTACCACGCCGGGATGAGCGGGTTGTACGCGACACCCTCTTCCGCGGCGTACGTGACAAGAGCGTTCAGCATCCTGTCTCCTTTAGGTCAGTACGGGGCTGGATCAGAAGCCGAAGATGAAGGCGGTGGCGATGCCGATGAAGGCGAGCGCCTCGGTGAAGGCGATACCGATCCACATGAGCACCTGAAGACGACCGGCCAGCTCGGGCTGACGGGCGACACCCTCGATCGTCTTTCCGACGACGATGCCCACGCCGATGGCCGGGCCGATGGCGGCGAGGCCGTAGCCCACCGTCGCGATGGAACCGGTGACGGCGGCGAGAACCGTAGTTGCGTCCACGGGGGTTTTCCTTTCGGTTATGGGCGGCAGTCAGCCGACCCGCTCAGTGCTCTTCCGCGACCGCGAGCTGGATGTAGACCGCGGTGAGGAGAGCGAAGACATAAGCCTGCAGCGCTGCGACGAGCAGCTCGAACAGGGTGAAGGCGAAGCCGAAGGCGAGCGAGCCCGCAGCCAGAGCCGACCACCAGCCGCCGAGATCGAGCAGGAAGAACTGCGTCGCGGCGAAGAAGAGGACCAGCAGAAGGTGCCCGACCATCATGTTCATGAGGAGTCGGAGGGTCAGGGTCACCGGCCGGATGACGAACGTCGAGATGAGCTCGATCGGCGTCACGATGATGTAGATCGGCCACGGCACGCCGGTGGGGAAGAG is a genomic window containing:
- the atpA gene encoding F0F1 ATP synthase subunit alpha; this encodes MAELSISPDVIRDALKDFVAAYEPTGAAATEVGTVIDAADGIAHVEGLPGVMANELVRFGDGTAGLALNLDEHAIGVVVLGDFAGIEAGQQVTRTGEVLSVPVGDGYLGRVVDPLGNPIDGLGPVASEGRRALELQAPGVMQRKSVHEPMQTGIKAIDAMIPVGRGQRQLIIGDRQTGKTAIAIDTIINQKANWESGDVSKQVRCIYVAIGQKGSTIASVKGALEDAGAMEYTTIVAAPASDPAGFKYLAPYTGSAIGQHWMYGGKHVLIIFDDLSKQAEAYRAVSLLLRRPPGREAYPGDVFYLHSRLLERCAKLSDELGAGSMTGLPIIETKANDVSAYIPTNVISITDGQIFLQSDLFNANQRPAVDVGISVSRVGGDAQVKSIKKVSGTLKLELAQYRSLEAFAMFASDLDAASRRQLARGARLTELLKQPQYSPYPVEEQVVSIWAGTNGKLDTIAVEDVLRFERELLDYLKRNTSILDTLRETNVLDDDTVAQLDKLTDDFVLEFQSGKGMAINNPGHEEFAAADADDVNQEKIVKGRRG
- a CDS encoding F0F1 ATP synthase subunit delta gives rise to the protein MGSATTQALAATTSALGAASSVDLGVARELFAAARAMGESAQLRGALADSAAAPAARAKVVAHVFGSFQPTTVSLLTSAVQQRWSSASDLVDGIEELGIRATAIAEPGSDIEGELFAVIRTIAANPELELALGSRLGDASAKGALVETLLGGRTSAGTTLIVSSAVQQTRERRVRQLLGRAMRLVAQQRGRSVATVVAAKPLGAGQADRLSAALSQRYGTDISLNVVVDPSVVGGLRVEIADDVIDASVSSRLNDLRQKLAG
- a CDS encoding F0F1 ATP synthase subunit B, whose protein sequence is MLNALVTYAAEEGVAYNPLIPAWYDIIWSAVCFVIILFVFWKVALPKMKTLLDQRAASIEGNIAKADEAQRKAEAALEQYTAQLAEARKEAGEIRDAAREDGKKIVAEAKDAASSEAARLTAAAHAQIEAERQTALVSLRSEVGSLALDLAGGVIGESLSDDAKAQAVVDRFLADLEASEASK
- the atpE gene encoding ATP synthase F0 subunit C, which gives rise to MDATTVLAAVTGSIATVGYGLAAIGPAIGVGIVVGKTIEGVARQPELAGRLQVLMWIGIAFTEALAFIGIATAFIFGF